The genomic window GGATTTCCCCCTTTTGGTGGTGCTACCTCGGCGGTAACTAAAAATTCTCCCGCTTGCGCGGCTTGACGGAAATTATTCAATGTACTATAGCTAGGGCTATGGTTATGTTCCATAACGTTGATAAGTGGTTTCTCTTCAAGGGTATTATGAATCACACCTCAAAGAGAAATTGTTAGGGACTGGGGAGTATTCAATTCAAAATTCAAAATGACGCTCTCTACGAGACGCTGCGCGAACGATGACTCGCTAACGCTGCGCTAACAAAATTCAAAATTAAAGAACCTCTGAGGATTGGGGACTGGGGACTGGGAACTGGGAAGAAGTAGGTGAGAAGAACTCTCTACTCAGCACTCAGCACTCACAAAGGCATTGAATAGCCTAATGCAGCTTTTACATCTCTTAGGGTTTGGTTGGCGATGGCTTCGGCTTTTTCTCTACCATCACGCAACACAGACTCTAGATAACCTTTGTCATCCATGATTTGCTGATATTTTTCTTGGATGGGTTTTAAAGCATTAATTGCTGTTTCAGTGAACAATGGCTTAAATTGTCCCCAGCCCATATCTTGACACTCAGCCGCTACTTCTTCCTTGGTCTTGCTAGAGAGTAGCATATACAACGTTAGCAAGTTGTTGCACTCTGGGCGTTCTGGGTCGTCAAAGGTTAAACCGCGTACTGGATCGGTTTTACAGCGTTTAATTTTATTCGCAATTTGATCTGGTGGATCTAAAAGATTAATCCGGCTTAACTCTGAAGGATCGGATTTAGACATTTTGCGTGTCCCATCTGTCAGACTCATCACTCTCGCGCCTTCCTTACGGATTAAAGGATCTGGCAATTTCAGCACAGGTGTATCCTTAGCGAATTGGTGATTAAATCTGTTAACAATATCCCGTGTCAGTTCCAAGTGTTGTTTTTGGTCTTCACCCACTGGCACTTTATCAGCTTGATAGAGCAAAATATCAGCCGCCATCAGTACGGGGTAGATTAACAAGCCTGCACCGACATTTTCCCCTTGCTTGAGGGCTTTTTCTTTAAACTGAATCATGTCTTGCAGCCAATTTAGGGGTGTGATGCAGTTGAGTAACCAAGCTAGTTCACTGTGGGCTGAGACGTGAGATTGAATAAAGATATTGGAGTATTTTAAGTCAATACCACAGGCTAAATAAAGTGCAGCAATTGTATAACTATCTGCTGCCAATGTCGCTGGATTATGCGGTACTGTAATCGCGTGTAAATCTACGACACAAAAGAAATTTTCATACTGTTCTTGGATTTCTACCCAGTTGCGAATTGCTCCTAAGTAGTTACCCAAGTGTAAGTTACCAGTTGGTTGAACTCCAGAAAGAACACGCTGCTTACCCATAAATTACCAGTTTATTAATCTCAAATACCCACCGTGGAAAGTGGCGATGGCAAAACACCTTTCATTTTGACATTTTCTCATCGTTATTAGTTATTAGTAGAGGGCAGTGGTGTTTTATTGACGCTGATAATTACAAAAATTTCGTTTTATCAGG from Nostoc sp. UHCC 0870 includes these protein-coding regions:
- the trpS gene encoding tryptophan--tRNA ligase, which translates into the protein MGKQRVLSGVQPTGNLHLGNYLGAIRNWVEIQEQYENFFCVVDLHAITVPHNPATLAADSYTIAALYLACGIDLKYSNIFIQSHVSAHSELAWLLNCITPLNWLQDMIQFKEKALKQGENVGAGLLIYPVLMAADILLYQADKVPVGEDQKQHLELTRDIVNRFNHQFAKDTPVLKLPDPLIRKEGARVMSLTDGTRKMSKSDPSELSRINLLDPPDQIANKIKRCKTDPVRGLTFDDPERPECNNLLTLYMLLSSKTKEEVAAECQDMGWGQFKPLFTETAINALKPIQEKYQQIMDDKGYLESVLRDGREKAEAIANQTLRDVKAALGYSMPL